Proteins encoded together in one Miscanthus floridulus cultivar M001 chromosome 16, ASM1932011v1, whole genome shotgun sequence window:
- the LOC136510002 gene encoding putative germin-like protein 2-3, whose product MAGRSSKLLLALLIAGMAASPLALAYDPSPLQDFCVADTASSVFVNGLVCKDAAQVSAADFAFSGLQNAGDTSNAFGSKVTLVDVRALPGLNSLGISMARLDIAPGGLNPPHTHPRATEVLTVVQGQMYVGFLATDGTLFAKVMSRGDVFVFPKGLVHFEFNCGASPAVGIAGLSSQNPGLIRVADSLFGATPAVTDKVLAKAFRIDAATVQRIKAQFATKK is encoded by the coding sequence ATGGCAGGCAGGTCTAGCAAACTCCTCCTTGCTCTCCTTATCGCAGGAATGGCGGCGTCTCCTCTGGCTCTCGCGTACGACCCGAGCCCTCTCCAGGACTTCTGCGTCGCCGACACCGCCTCCTCCGTGTTCGTGAACGGGCTGGTGTGCAAGGACGCAGCGCAGGTATCCGCGGCCGACTTCGCCTTCTCGGGCCTCCAGAACGCCGGCGACACCTCTAACGCGTTCGGCTCCAAGGTGACACTGGTGGACGTGCGCGCGCTGCCGGGGCTCAACTCGCTCGGCATCTCCATGGCGCGCCTCGACATCGCCCCGGGCGGCCTCAACCCGCCGCACACGCACCCGCGCGCCACCGAGGTGCTCACCGTCGTCCAGGGCCAGATGTACGTCGGCTTCCTCGCCACCGACGGCACGCTCTTCGCCAAGGTGATGTCCAGGGGCGACGTCTTCGTCTTCCCCAAGGGCCTCGTCCACTTCGAGTTCAACTGCGGCGCTAGCCCCGCCGTGGGTATCGCTGGGCTCAGCAGCCAGAACCCCGGGCTCATCCGCGTCGCGGACTCGCTCTTCGGCGCCACCCCCGCCGTCACCGACAAGGTCCTCGCCAAGGCGTTCAGGATCGATGCCGCCACCGTGCAGAGGATCAAGGCGCAGTTCGCCACCAAGAAGTAA